A genomic stretch from Chrysiogenes arsenatis DSM 11915 includes:
- a CDS encoding nuclear transport factor 2 family protein produces MVSFADPVEQEIWSTVRAMNDAWTKGNPDDLSKFFHQNMVAITATDRNRLDGGAACIAGWKGFCTAARTHRWEEIDPTIQVYGNSAVVAYYFDMSFEMGGQTINMGGRDMFFFVKEGERWWAVADQFSPYPA; encoded by the coding sequence ATGGTCTCTTTTGCTGATCCAGTAGAACAAGAAATCTGGTCCACCGTCCGTGCAATGAATGACGCCTGGACGAAGGGTAACCCCGACGACCTTTCGAAGTTCTTCCACCAAAATATGGTTGCTATCACTGCCACTGATCGCAACCGCCTAGATGGTGGGGCTGCCTGTATTGCTGGATGGAAGGGTTTCTGCACCGCCGCTCGTACCCATCGCTGGGAGGAAATCGACCCTACCATCCAGGTCTACGGCAACTCGGCAGTCGTTGCGTACTACTTCGACATGTCTTTTGAGATGGGTGGTCAAACAATCAACATGGGCGGCAGAGACATGTTTTTCTTCGTCAAGGAAGGTGAAAGGTGGTGGGCTGTCGCCGACCAGTTTTCTCCATATCCGGCCTAA